One genomic segment of Prochlorococcus marinus str. MIT 0919 includes these proteins:
- a CDS encoding methylenetetrahydrofolate reductase — MNSVLENALNSEGAAITAEIMPPRGGDASKAIDIASNLAGRIHAFNVTDGSRAIMRMSSLAVCKLLLEAELEPVLQIACRDKNRIALQAELLGANALGIKNVLCLTGDPVRVGDQLNARPVHDFESIQLLKQVSAFNKGKDPVKGELPDGQTRLFAGAAADPNCKSLNSLMKRLERKKNAGAHFLQTQMVMDPRVLERFCKEVATPLELPVLAGVFLLKSAKNAAFINKVVPGASIPETIIQRLNDSSNPLEEGIAIAAEQVKSFTGIAKGVHIMAVKAERLIPNILDQANLKITTKQIQ; from the coding sequence TTGAATTCAGTCCTCGAAAACGCTCTTAATTCTGAGGGCGCAGCTATTACTGCGGAGATAATGCCTCCAAGGGGTGGAGATGCCTCTAAGGCCATTGATATAGCGTCCAACCTTGCAGGGCGTATCCACGCATTTAATGTCACAGATGGAAGCAGAGCAATAATGCGAATGAGCAGTCTTGCTGTATGTAAATTGCTTTTAGAGGCAGAGTTAGAGCCTGTTTTACAAATAGCCTGTAGAGATAAAAACAGAATTGCTTTACAAGCAGAACTTCTAGGGGCCAATGCTTTAGGGATTAAAAATGTGCTTTGCCTGACAGGTGACCCTGTAAGAGTTGGAGATCAATTAAATGCAAGACCTGTTCATGATTTCGAGTCTATTCAACTACTCAAGCAAGTTTCTGCATTCAATAAGGGCAAAGATCCTGTCAAAGGAGAGTTACCTGATGGACAAACACGTTTATTTGCGGGCGCAGCAGCCGATCCGAATTGCAAAAGTTTAAATAGCTTAATGAAAAGATTAGAAAGAAAAAAAAATGCTGGGGCTCATTTCTTACAGACACAAATGGTAATGGATCCAAGGGTTCTTGAACGTTTTTGCAAAGAAGTGGCTACCCCGCTTGAATTACCAGTCCTTGCTGGGGTCTTTTTATTGAAATCTGCCAAAAATGCTGCATTTATCAATAAAGTTGTTCCTGGTGCTTCAATCCCAGAGACCATTATTCAAAGACTTAATGATTCTTCCAACCCTTTGGAGGAAGGCATTGCAATAGCAGCCGAACAAGTCAAAAGTTTTACTGGGATCGCAAAAGGAGTCCACATAATGGCAGTAAAAGCTGAGCGATTAATTCCTAACATCCTTGATCAAGCAAATCTTAAAATCACGACGAAGCAGATCCAATAA
- the nuoH gene encoding NADH-quinone oxidoreductase subunit NuoH has translation MNSGLDLELSFNNLLKGFGLSQELAHVLWLPLPMLLVLTSALIGVLVTVWLERKISAAAQQRIGPEYAGALGILQPMADGLKLLVKEDIIPAKADSTLFTLGPILVLVPVILSWLIVPFGQNLLISNVGIGIFLWIALSSIQPIGLLMSGYASNNKYSLLGGLRAAAQSISYEIPLALSVLAVVMMSNSLSTIDIVNQQNSFGFLSWNIWRQPVGFLIFWICALAECERLPFDLPEAEEELVAGYQTEYAGMKFALFYLGSYINLVLSALLVSVLYLGGWGFPIPVEWMTQLFGQSLNTPLVQVFTGTLGIVMTVLKTYLLVFLAILLRWTTPRVRIDQLLDLGWKFLLPIGLVNLLFTAGLKLAFPIAFGG, from the coding sequence GTGAATTCAGGATTAGACCTTGAATTGAGCTTCAACAATCTTCTTAAAGGATTTGGTCTGTCACAAGAGCTAGCTCATGTGCTTTGGCTGCCACTTCCAATGCTTTTAGTTTTAACTTCTGCATTGATTGGTGTACTAGTAACAGTTTGGCTTGAAAGGAAAATTTCAGCAGCAGCACAACAACGAATTGGCCCCGAATATGCGGGGGCTTTGGGCATTCTTCAACCTATGGCTGATGGCTTAAAGCTACTTGTTAAAGAAGACATAATACCCGCCAAAGCAGACAGCACTCTTTTCACATTAGGTCCAATTTTAGTATTAGTCCCTGTAATACTCTCTTGGTTAATTGTTCCTTTTGGGCAAAATCTACTTATTAGTAATGTTGGCATAGGTATCTTCTTATGGATAGCTCTCAGCAGTATTCAACCAATTGGATTACTAATGAGTGGTTATGCATCTAATAACAAATATTCATTATTAGGAGGCTTAAGAGCAGCTGCTCAATCAATTAGTTATGAAATCCCTCTAGCTCTATCAGTCTTAGCGGTAGTTATGATGAGTAATTCTTTAAGTACAATCGATATTGTTAATCAACAAAATAGTTTTGGATTTTTAAGTTGGAATATTTGGAGACAACCCGTTGGCTTTCTAATTTTCTGGATATGTGCTCTAGCGGAATGTGAACGCCTTCCTTTTGATCTTCCTGAAGCAGAAGAGGAGCTTGTCGCGGGTTATCAAACTGAATACGCAGGTATGAAATTTGCTCTTTTCTATCTTGGTAGCTATATAAATCTTGTTTTATCAGCATTATTAGTATCAGTTCTTTATTTAGGAGGTTGGGGCTTTCCTATTCCTGTGGAATGGATGACACAATTATTTGGTCAAAGTCTTAACACGCCTTTAGTCCAAGTTTTTACAGGTACTCTAGGCATTGTAATGACGGTATTAAAGACATATTTATTGGTTTTCTTAGCAATCTTGCTTAGATGGACTACTCCCAGAGTTCGTATTGATCAATTATTGGACTTAGGTTGGAAATTCTTGCTACCAATTGGACTAGTAAATTTACTTTTTACGGCTGGGCTAAAACTTGCATTTCCTATTGCATTTGGGGGTTAA
- a CDS encoding CYTH domain-containing protein, producing the protein MPIEIERRFLVQGEDWKELTTQSEDIRQGYLATNFSEWITRIRIINNKNAILTLKNSLPGIETLEFEYSVPIDDAETMWKHLKHKVAKQRYYLDLQPGIWVVDCFKEKNAPLIIAEVELETTTSKICPPPWCRKELTGLRRYSNAALAKTPFANWPTKEPNT; encoded by the coding sequence ATGCCTATTGAGATTGAAAGAAGATTTCTTGTTCAAGGTGAAGATTGGAAAGAGTTGACAACACAGAGTGAAGATATTCGCCAAGGATATCTAGCAACCAATTTTTCAGAATGGATTACACGGATAAGGATTATTAATAATAAGAATGCAATATTAACACTCAAAAATTCATTGCCTGGTATAGAAACACTTGAGTTTGAATACTCTGTTCCAATTGATGATGCAGAAACAATGTGGAAACATTTAAAGCATAAAGTTGCCAAGCAAAGGTATTATCTAGATCTCCAGCCAGGTATATGGGTTGTTGATTGTTTTAAAGAAAAAAATGCACCATTAATAATTGCAGAAGTAGAACTAGAGACAACTACATCAAAAATATGCCCTCCACCTTGGTGCAGGAAGGAATTAACAGGGCTGAGAAGATATAGCAATGCCGCACTAGCCAAAACACCCTTTGCAAATTGGCCTACCAAGGAACCCAATACATAA
- a CDS encoding nucleotidyltransferase family protein, protein MKAMILAAGKGTRVQPITHVIPKPMIPILQKPVMEFLLELLKEHGFKEVMVNVSHLAEEIENYFRDGQRFGVEIAYSFEGRIEDGELIGDALGSAGGLKKIQDFQEFFDDTFVVLCGDALIDLDLSEAVRRHKEKGALATLITKRVPKDQVSSYGVVVTDKDDRVKAFQEKPSLDNALSETINTGIYLFEPEIFEHIPSDQPFDIGSDLFPRLVEMEAAFYALPMDFEWVDIGKVPDYWKAIRSVLLGEVRQVDIPGKEVRPGVFTGLNVAANWDKIKVDGPIYVGGMTRIEDGATIIGPSMIGPSCCICEGATIDNSIIFDYSRIGPGVQLLEKLVFGRYCVDKNGDHFDLQEAALDWLITDARRQDLGEPSPQQKAMAELLGTDLIGSASS, encoded by the coding sequence ATGAAGGCGATGATCCTGGCGGCCGGCAAAGGAACACGTGTCCAGCCGATCACTCACGTGATCCCAAAGCCAATGATTCCAATTCTTCAGAAGCCTGTTATGGAGTTTCTGTTGGAACTTCTAAAGGAGCATGGCTTCAAGGAGGTCATGGTTAATGTTTCTCATTTAGCCGAGGAAATTGAGAATTACTTTAGAGATGGCCAAAGGTTTGGAGTGGAAATTGCTTATAGCTTTGAAGGTCGTATTGAAGATGGAGAATTAATAGGAGATGCCCTGGGATCTGCTGGCGGATTAAAAAAAATTCAAGATTTCCAAGAATTTTTTGACGATACCTTTGTTGTTTTGTGTGGTGATGCTCTGATTGATTTAGATCTTTCTGAGGCAGTTAGACGGCATAAAGAAAAAGGTGCTTTGGCAACATTAATTACTAAGCGAGTTCCTAAAGATCAGGTCAGCAGTTATGGCGTAGTAGTTACTGATAAAGATGATCGTGTTAAGGCATTTCAAGAGAAACCTTCTTTAGACAATGCTTTGAGTGAAACCATTAATACAGGTATTTATCTTTTTGAACCAGAAATTTTTGAACATATACCTTCTGATCAACCATTTGATATTGGGTCGGATCTTTTCCCAAGACTGGTCGAGATGGAAGCTGCTTTTTATGCACTGCCTATGGACTTTGAATGGGTTGATATTGGTAAAGTTCCTGATTACTGGAAAGCCATTAGAAGTGTCTTGCTAGGGGAAGTTCGTCAGGTAGATATCCCAGGGAAAGAAGTCAGACCTGGAGTTTTTACTGGACTTAATGTCGCGGCAAATTGGGACAAAATTAAAGTTGATGGTCCCATATATGTTGGAGGAATGACTCGCATTGAAGATGGAGCAACTATTATTGGCCCTTCAATGATTGGCCCGAGCTGTTGCATTTGTGAAGGAGCTACAATTGATAACTCAATTATTTTTGATTATTCCCGTATTGGCCCTGGAGTGCAATTGTTGGAGAAATTAGTTTTTGGAAGGTATTGTGTTGATAAAAATGGTGATCACTTTGATTTGCAAGAAGCTGCTTTGGATTGGTTGATTACTGATGCCAGAAGGCAAGATTTAGGAGAACCTTCTCCTCAGCAAAAGGCAATGGCTGAATTATTAGGAACTGATCTTATTGGATCTGCTTCGTCGTGA
- a CDS encoding segregation/condensation protein A, protein MPIEGLTSNSESGARLAIRLLQDAAQKGEIDPWDVDVIPVIDGFLDQLRQRIQIPRKNFSFSSGVGGTFEKDLSESSEAFLAASVLLGLKAEILEAETFPPECELDLIDEGDFSEQGWLDPRLAIPQYPERHLHRRPVAPPPLRRPVSLGELIEQLESIAESIESDELKSRRRKDKRYSDRQIIEQVTSLAHREKLPETTAALGVFLNGWEHALHWIDFDSLVSHWKVVAPKDLDTDRVGVFWALLFLCSQGKVELEQESFLYGQLRIKRILEHGMVAQLPLKNYDVPAVSPAAA, encoded by the coding sequence TTGCCTATTGAAGGCCTGACATCTAATTCTGAATCAGGCGCAAGGCTTGCCATTCGCTTGCTGCAAGATGCTGCCCAAAAAGGGGAGATTGATCCTTGGGATGTAGATGTTATTCCAGTTATTGATGGATTCTTAGATCAATTAAGACAAAGGATTCAAATCCCAAGGAAAAATTTTTCCTTTAGCTCAGGGGTAGGAGGGACTTTTGAAAAGGATTTGTCTGAGAGTAGTGAGGCTTTTTTGGCGGCTTCAGTTTTATTGGGTTTAAAGGCAGAGATTCTTGAAGCAGAAACTTTCCCTCCAGAATGTGAATTGGATCTTATTGATGAGGGTGATTTCTCTGAGCAAGGATGGCTTGATCCACGGTTGGCAATTCCACAATATCCAGAGCGACATCTTCATAGAAGACCAGTGGCTCCTCCGCCTTTACGAAGGCCAGTTTCACTTGGTGAATTAATAGAGCAACTAGAATCTATAGCTGAATCAATAGAATCTGATGAGTTGAAAAGTCGCAGAAGAAAAGACAAGCGATATAGCGATAGACAAATAATCGAACAAGTCACTTCTCTTGCGCATAGGGAGAAGCTACCTGAAACTACTGCTGCTTTAGGAGTTTTTTTAAATGGATGGGAGCATGCATTGCATTGGATTGATTTTGATTCTTTAGTCTCTCATTGGAAAGTTGTCGCCCCTAAGGATTTAGATACTGATCGAGTTGGAGTTTTTTGGGCTTTATTATTTTTATGTTCACAAGGCAAGGTTGAGCTGGAGCAAGAGTCATTTTTATATGGTCAATTAAGAATCAAAAGGATTCTCGAACACGGAATGGTTGCCCAGCTTCCATTGAAAAATTATGACGTGCCAGCTGTTTCTCCGGCCGCGGCATAG
- a CDS encoding helix-turn-helix domain-containing protein, producing MFSGDFSNSGQMSLSAREMEIIELVADGLTNQEIAQKLTISKRTVDNHVSNMFTKTGSKNRVALLNWAMDHGKICRDGFNCCSLPDDDESSLMDER from the coding sequence ATGTTTTCAGGGGATTTCTCTAATTCAGGTCAAATGTCCCTCTCAGCAAGGGAGATGGAGATCATTGAATTGGTCGCTGATGGTTTAACCAATCAGGAAATAGCTCAAAAGTTAACCATTAGTAAACGAACAGTTGATAATCATGTAAGCAATATGTTTACAAAGACTGGGTCGAAAAATCGGGTTGCTCTTCTAAATTGGGCAATGGACCATGGGAAGATTTGCAGGGATGGCTTTAATTGCTGCTCGTTGCCCGACGACGATGAATCTTCTTTGATGGATGAGCGTTAA
- a CDS encoding NAD(+) kinase yields MQLDLVWIIYKSNSNLAQEESSNCSEKLQSIGIKVKTFESNLASNSLADSLSSENNLPNLAIVLGGDGTVLAASRYLALNQIPILSFNVGGNLGFLTHDKTLLNSENLWERISSDHFALDCRMMLQASIELVSSNIKKSVKQDFWALNDFYFRSYRDEISPTCSLELAIDGEAVDIYRGDGLILSSPTGSTAYAMASGGPILHPDIEGIVVSAICPMSLSSRPIVIPSGSKLVIKPLGDTTQKVKLWQDGMSSSLMHPGDQCLIKRARHNAHFLILDQRASYYRTLTQKLHWAGSFSN; encoded by the coding sequence ATGCAACTAGATTTAGTCTGGATAATATATAAATCAAATAGTAATTTAGCGCAGGAAGAGTCTTCTAATTGCTCAGAAAAATTGCAATCAATTGGTATAAAAGTTAAAACCTTTGAAAGCAATTTAGCGTCAAATTCTCTAGCTGATTCTTTAAGTTCAGAAAATAATTTGCCTAACCTAGCTATTGTTCTTGGCGGAGATGGAACAGTCCTTGCAGCTTCTAGATATCTAGCATTAAATCAAATTCCAATTTTAAGTTTTAACGTTGGTGGAAACCTTGGTTTTCTTACTCACGATAAAACATTATTAAATAGTGAAAATCTTTGGGAGAGAATTAGCTCTGATCATTTTGCTCTTGATTGTCGCATGATGCTCCAGGCAAGTATTGAATTAGTATCGAGCAACATTAAGAAGAGCGTTAAACAAGATTTTTGGGCATTAAATGACTTTTATTTTCGTTCTTATCGTGATGAAATTTCACCAACTTGTTCACTAGAGTTAGCCATAGATGGAGAAGCGGTAGATATTTATAGAGGAGATGGGTTAATTTTATCCTCACCTACTGGATCTACCGCATATGCAATGGCTAGTGGTGGGCCAATACTTCATCCAGATATTGAAGGAATTGTTGTAAGTGCAATATGCCCAATGAGTCTTTCTAGCAGGCCAATTGTTATTCCTTCAGGCTCTAAACTAGTAATCAAGCCACTAGGAGATACCACTCAAAAAGTAAAACTTTGGCAAGACGGTATGAGCAGCTCTCTAATGCATCCAGGCGATCAATGTTTAATAAAAAGAGCTAGGCACAATGCTCATTTTTTAATTCTCGATCAAAGAGCTTCTTACTATAGAACCCTCACACAAAAACTTCATTGGGCTGGAAGTTTTTCAAACTAA
- a CDS encoding NAD(P)H-quinone oxidoreductase subunit 4 has protein sequence MSIFVWATTSSLVPEPISADFPWLSLSILFPIVGSLLVPFIPDEGDGKQVRWFALGIALTTFLITVGAYLKGYDPSREGLQLSERVEWLPDLGLTWAVGADGLSMPLILLTSFITALAVLAAWPVSFKPKLFFFLILAMDGGQIAVFAVQDMLLFFLAWELELLPVYLLLAIWGGKKRQYAATKFIIYTAGSSLFILLAALAMGFFGDGAPNFEFTHLANQDFGTGFQLLCYSGLLIAFGVKLPVVPLHTWLPDAHGEATAPVHMLLAGILLKMGGYALLRFNAQLLPSAHAQFAPLLIVLGVVNIIYAALTSFAQRNLKRKIAYSSISHMGFVLIGIGSFSSLGTSGAMLQMISHGLIGASLFFLVGATYDRTHTLQLDEMGGVGQKMRIMFALWTVCSLASLALPGMSGFVSELMVFTGFVTDEVYTLPFRIVIAGLAAIGVILTPIYLLSMLREIFFGKENVEFLSSRELVDAEPREVYVIGSLLVPIIGIGLYPRIMTETYTASIDGLVARDLAAIERITEKADNISASRKFYLSSNSAPAI, from the coding sequence GTGTCTATTTTCGTTTGGGCAACTACGTCTTCCTTGGTTCCTGAACCAATTAGTGCTGACTTCCCTTGGCTAAGCCTTTCAATTCTTTTTCCAATAGTTGGATCTTTACTTGTTCCATTTATTCCTGATGAAGGAGATGGGAAACAAGTGCGGTGGTTCGCATTAGGGATAGCACTTACTACGTTTTTAATTACTGTTGGTGCTTATCTGAAAGGGTACGATCCATCTCGTGAAGGTCTTCAACTATCAGAGAGAGTTGAATGGCTTCCTGATTTAGGACTGACTTGGGCTGTTGGTGCTGATGGCCTATCAATGCCCTTAATACTTTTAACTAGCTTTATTACTGCATTAGCTGTTTTAGCTGCATGGCCAGTCAGCTTTAAACCAAAATTATTTTTCTTTTTGATTCTGGCAATGGATGGTGGACAGATAGCAGTTTTTGCTGTCCAAGATATGCTTCTTTTCTTTTTGGCATGGGAATTGGAGTTGTTACCTGTTTATTTGTTATTAGCGATATGGGGTGGAAAGAAAAGACAATATGCAGCTACAAAATTTATTATTTATACAGCTGGGAGCTCTTTATTTATTCTTTTAGCGGCTCTTGCTATGGGGTTCTTTGGTGATGGAGCTCCAAATTTTGAATTCACTCATCTTGCTAATCAAGACTTTGGCACAGGTTTCCAATTATTGTGCTATTCAGGATTGCTTATAGCCTTTGGAGTAAAACTTCCTGTAGTCCCTTTGCATACATGGTTGCCGGATGCCCATGGAGAAGCAACAGCCCCAGTTCATATGCTGCTTGCAGGGATTTTATTGAAAATGGGTGGCTATGCGCTCTTAAGATTTAATGCACAATTACTTCCCAGTGCTCATGCACAATTTGCTCCATTATTAATAGTTCTTGGAGTAGTCAATATTATTTACGCTGCTCTTACCTCTTTTGCACAGCGTAATCTGAAAAGAAAAATTGCATATAGCTCTATTAGCCATATGGGATTTGTCTTGATAGGTATAGGGAGCTTTAGTTCATTAGGAACAAGTGGCGCGATGTTGCAAATGATTAGTCATGGCTTGATTGGTGCAAGTTTATTTTTCTTAGTGGGAGCTACCTACGATCGGACTCATACTTTGCAGCTTGATGAGATGGGTGGAGTAGGTCAAAAAATGCGTATTATGTTCGCTTTGTGGACTGTTTGCTCGTTAGCTTCTTTGGCGCTTCCAGGAATGAGTGGATTTGTTTCAGAATTAATGGTCTTCACAGGGTTTGTAACTGACGAAGTTTATACATTACCCTTCAGGATTGTGATTGCTGGTTTAGCAGCTATAGGAGTCATCCTTACTCCCATATACCTCTTATCAATGCTCAGGGAAATCTTTTTTGGTAAAGAGAATGTTGAGTTCTTATCAAGTAGAGAGCTTGTTGATGCTGAACCTAGAGAAGTTTATGTAATAGGCAGTCTGTTAGTACCGATAATTGGAATTGGTTTATATCCAAGAATAATGACTGAAACATATACAGCTTCAATTGATGGTTTGGTTGCAAGAGACTTGGCTGCAATAGAAAGAATTACAGAAAAAGCAGATAATATTTCTGCTAGCAGGAAATTTTATTTGTCATCTAATTCGGCTCCTGCCATATAA
- a CDS encoding lipopolysaccharide assembly protein LapA domain-containing protein, with amino-acid sequence MRQINFAVMFGLALLTVYFTLENTAASTVHILPSFSVSLPLAALLLIAAGVGAFGAWLFAGWSVMLRDVDAREIESSKKRIQELEMDLTVTSGRKKILPFMKFATGKDIDKDVA; translated from the coding sequence ATGAGACAAATCAACTTTGCGGTGATGTTTGGACTTGCCTTGCTTACCGTTTATTTCACATTAGAGAACACAGCTGCCTCCACAGTGCATATTCTTCCAAGCTTTTCAGTTTCCCTTCCGCTAGCAGCTCTTCTGCTTATAGCGGCCGGTGTAGGAGCTTTTGGAGCCTGGCTATTTGCAGGGTGGAGCGTAATGCTTAGGGATGTTGATGCAAGAGAAATTGAGAGCTCAAAAAAACGTATTCAAGAGCTTGAAATGGACTTAACAGTGACTTCAGGGAGAAAAAAGATTTTACCTTTTATGAAATTTGCAACTGGTAAAGATATCGATAAAGATGTTGCTTAA
- the nuoK gene encoding NADH-quinone oxidoreductase subunit NuoK, giving the protein MNNSAPIPLEGYLIIASILFCIGVWGLINSRNAVRVLMSIELMLNAVNINLMAFSSYIDGNLIRGQVFTVFVITVAAAEAAVGLAILISLYRNRTTVDMESFNLLKW; this is encoded by the coding sequence ATGAATAACTCTGCACCAATTCCATTAGAAGGTTACCTTATAATTGCCTCAATTCTTTTTTGCATAGGCGTTTGGGGCCTTATAAATAGTCGTAATGCTGTAAGAGTACTTATGAGCATAGAACTAATGCTTAATGCTGTAAATATTAATCTAATGGCTTTCTCGTCTTATATAGATGGTAATCTTATAAGAGGTCAAGTTTTTACTGTTTTTGTGATTACTGTGGCTGCAGCGGAAGCTGCAGTAGGACTGGCAATATTAATATCCTTATATAGAAATAGAACAACCGTAGATATGGAAAGTTTTAACTTACTAAAATGGTAA
- the ndhI gene encoding NAD(P)H-quinone oxidoreductase subunit I, which translates to MAGFFQQITEYTKNAFSAGKYLIQGLSVTFDHMGRRPITVQYPYEKLIPSERYRGRIHYEFDKCIACEVCVRVCPINLPVVDWVMNKETKKKELRNYSIDFGVCIFCGNCVEYCPTNCLSMTEEYELASFDRHSLNFDNVALGRLPTSVTTDPSVKPLREFAYLPEKIMDPHDLKPSEARAGKLPSQVLELMNQEANKQELSNTEPTKSKKMGEG; encoded by the coding sequence ATGGCTGGGTTCTTTCAACAAATAACTGAATACACCAAAAATGCCTTTAGTGCTGGGAAGTACTTGATACAAGGACTTTCGGTGACTTTCGATCACATGGGACGAAGGCCAATAACTGTTCAATATCCATATGAGAAACTTATCCCCTCGGAAAGATATCGCGGAAGAATTCATTATGAATTTGATAAATGCATAGCCTGTGAAGTTTGCGTCAGGGTATGCCCAATTAATCTTCCTGTCGTTGACTGGGTAATGAATAAAGAAACAAAAAAGAAAGAGTTAAGAAATTATTCCATTGATTTCGGAGTATGCATTTTTTGTGGAAATTGCGTTGAATATTGCCCAACTAATTGTCTTTCAATGACTGAAGAATATGAATTAGCATCATTTGATAGACATAGCTTAAACTTTGACAATGTTGCCTTAGGTAGATTACCCACAAGTGTCACTACCGATCCATCTGTGAAGCCCCTTAGAGAATTTGCTTATCTTCCTGAAAAAATAATGGATCCCCACGATCTCAAGCCAAGCGAAGCTAGAGCTGGAAAATTACCTTCGCAAGTTTTAGAATTAATGAATCAAGAAGCAAATAAACAAGAATTAAGCAACACAGAACCAACTAAATCAAAAAAGATGGGGGAAGGCTAA
- a CDS encoding NADH-quinone oxidoreductase subunit J, with translation MTIAGSTEQLCFLILGLIVIGGSIGVVLLNNIVYSAFLLGGVFMGVAGLYLLLNASFVAAAQVLVYVGAVNVLILFAIMLVNKKEELKPIKSLQIRKLLSAGVCGGLLILLFRVDLTTNWATPGPPAIGELSTERIGEHLFSDYLLPFELASVLLLMAMIGAIVLARRDVLISDVGTGDSVNQNLIEKANDPILIDQTSK, from the coding sequence ATGACAATTGCTGGAAGCACTGAGCAACTCTGTTTTCTTATTCTTGGACTAATAGTTATAGGAGGATCAATAGGTGTGGTATTGCTAAATAACATAGTTTATTCAGCATTCCTCTTAGGAGGAGTCTTTATGGGTGTAGCTGGGTTATATCTTTTGTTAAATGCAAGTTTTGTTGCAGCAGCTCAAGTTCTTGTATATGTAGGAGCTGTAAATGTTCTGATACTTTTTGCAATTATGCTAGTTAATAAAAAAGAAGAGCTTAAGCCAATTAAGTCATTGCAAATTAGAAAGCTACTTTCTGCAGGTGTTTGCGGTGGTTTGTTAATCTTATTATTTAGAGTGGATTTAACAACCAATTGGGCAACCCCTGGACCTCCCGCAATAGGGGAACTATCAACTGAAAGAATTGGTGAACATTTATTTAGCGATTATTTATTACCATTTGAGCTAGCTTCAGTACTTTTACTAATGGCAATGATAGGAGCAATTGTTTTAGCCAGAAGAGATGTTTTAATCAGTGATGTTGGTACAGGCGACTCTGTAAATCAAAATCTTATTGAAAAAGCAAATGATCCAATTTTAATTGACCAAACTTCTAAATAA